In Alkalihalobacillus sp. TS-13, the following are encoded in one genomic region:
- the sat gene encoding sulfate adenylyltransferase, with product MASVPHGGKLINRVEKLQGNLIRDLKRIQITEAELTDLECISTGVYSPLKGFMLKEDYESVLTDMRLKTGEIWTIPITLSISNNIIAELKGEKKLALEYDGEVYGFIEVQEMYQVDLKREAELVYGTTDHDHPGVANLFERPSNYIGGPVTMIKRIPADFPAFSFTPEASRALFKQKGWKTIVGFQTRNPIHRAHEYLQKTALEHVDGLFLHPLVGKTKSDDIPAEIRMKCYEVLLSNYYPKERYILGVFSSSMRYAGPREAIFHAIVRKNFGCTHFIVGRDHAGVGDYYGTYDAQRLFDQFDENELGITPIRLEHSFYCVKCKQMTSLKTCPHSKQDHIHLSGTKVRKMLKEGTTPPEYFSRKEVVEILVEYYKKLKD from the coding sequence ATGGCAAGTGTTCCCCACGGCGGGAAGTTGATTAATAGAGTTGAAAAATTGCAAGGAAACTTGATACGAGACTTAAAGAGAATCCAGATCACAGAGGCTGAACTGACTGATTTGGAGTGTATTTCGACTGGCGTATACAGTCCATTAAAGGGTTTCATGCTAAAAGAAGATTATGAATCTGTTTTAACTGATATGCGCTTGAAAACGGGAGAGATTTGGACGATACCGATCACGCTTTCAATCTCAAACAACATTATCGCTGAATTAAAGGGAGAAAAGAAGCTAGCACTTGAGTATGACGGTGAAGTTTACGGCTTCATAGAGGTCCAAGAAATGTATCAAGTTGATTTGAAACGGGAAGCTGAACTTGTATACGGGACTACAGATCACGATCATCCGGGTGTCGCAAATCTTTTTGAACGCCCGTCGAATTATATCGGTGGTCCAGTAACGATGATCAAGAGGATACCCGCTGATTTCCCAGCCTTTTCGTTTACACCTGAAGCGTCAAGGGCTTTGTTCAAGCAAAAAGGCTGGAAGACGATTGTTGGGTTTCAAACCCGGAATCCCATCCATAGAGCCCATGAGTATCTTCAAAAAACTGCATTAGAGCATGTGGATGGCTTGTTTCTGCACCCACTTGTTGGGAAAACGAAATCAGACGATATACCAGCGGAAATTCGGATGAAGTGCTATGAAGTTTTATTATCCAACTACTACCCGAAAGAACGTTACATCCTGGGTGTATTCTCTAGTTCCATGCGATACGCTGGGCCAAGGGAAGCTATTTTTCACGCTATTGTACGCAAGAATTTCGGCTGTACCCATTTCATCGTAGGAAGAGACCATGCTGGTGTAGGCGATTATTATGGGACTTATGATGCGCAACGTTTGTTCGATCAATTCGATGAGAACGAGTTAGGAATAACACCAATCCGCTTAGAACACAGTTTTTATTGTGTGAAGTGTAAGCAGATGACATCGCTTAAAACATGCCCCCATTCAAAGCAAGACCACATTCATCTATCCGGAACGAAAGTAAGGAAAATGTTGAAAGAAGGTACGACCCCACCTGAATATTTCAGTAGAAAAGAAGTAGTAGAAATCTTGGTTGAGTATTATAAGAAGCTAAAGGACTGA
- a CDS encoding SLC13 family permease, with translation MIIGDIWITFIVIGIMFLFLLTNWYSTEIIVLSAVLILMWSGVITLSEAFAGFINEGVLTIASLFIIMNTIQKHPSFSKITTIVFGGKQTLRRGMSRMMVVTGGMSSFMNNTPLVVLFTPIVKKWAERNSIYPSKLLIPLSYAAIIGGMCTLIGTSTNLVIHTLLQKEGYAGFSLFELAYVGIPFFIVALLYMLFIGYKLLPENNTDYMTKIKSPQYIVEVKVTDQFNGVGKTLQDAGLRHLSKCYVMAILRQGEWLFPISPRQKVNLGDRLLFVGDATCSTEIEQMSGLTIEHSRYDFSDRHEDFKLVEATIPHHSSYISSKISDIKFRTRHGGVVVAVYRSGKRINEKIGSIRLKAGDMLIILAPRDSREPDRNSKNLLIMDFNTNNKEVNLRDWIPVWVFGLMVTTVTLGFVPITHAAITTAILLVLLRVTTFDESMGSIKWDILFVIGGAFGIATAMTNSGAADYLVSFVFSHVDRMTPFILLIVVYVITNLLTEIITNNAAAVIMFPIVLSFVNELALNPEPYAIVLAIAASASFSTPIGYQTNLLVYSSGQYRFNDFIKVGVPLNIIGLFTTMLIVPVIWPLS, from the coding sequence TTGATCATTGGGGATATTTGGATCACTTTCATTGTTATTGGCATCATGTTTCTATTCCTATTGACCAATTGGTATAGTACCGAAATTATTGTCCTTAGCGCAGTATTGATTTTGATGTGGAGCGGGGTCATAACCCTTTCTGAGGCATTTGCAGGATTTATCAATGAAGGCGTGCTGACGATCGCTTCCTTATTCATCATCATGAATACAATTCAGAAACATCCTTCCTTTTCAAAAATAACTACGATTGTATTTGGAGGTAAACAGACACTGAGAAGAGGTATGTCACGTATGATGGTCGTGACAGGTGGAATGTCAAGTTTCATGAACAATACACCACTCGTTGTACTTTTTACACCGATAGTAAAGAAGTGGGCTGAAAGAAATTCAATCTACCCATCAAAATTATTGATCCCGCTTTCCTATGCCGCAATCATTGGTGGGATGTGTACACTTATAGGAACTTCTACGAATCTTGTCATCCATACATTATTACAAAAGGAAGGATATGCCGGCTTTTCATTATTTGAATTAGCTTATGTAGGGATCCCCTTTTTTATAGTTGCACTCCTTTACATGTTGTTTATTGGTTATAAATTACTCCCGGAAAATAATACAGATTATATGACAAAAATCAAAAGTCCACAGTACATCGTCGAAGTAAAGGTGACTGACCAGTTCAATGGCGTTGGTAAAACGCTTCAAGACGCTGGATTACGACATCTGAGTAAATGTTATGTAATGGCGATCTTGAGGCAAGGAGAGTGGTTGTTTCCTATTTCTCCGAGACAGAAAGTGAATCTAGGCGATCGGTTATTATTTGTGGGGGATGCGACTTGTTCGACAGAAATTGAACAAATGTCTGGCCTTACAATTGAACATTCCAGATACGATTTTTCAGATCGTCATGAGGATTTTAAATTGGTAGAAGCGACAATTCCACACCACTCTTCCTATATTTCGTCAAAGATAAGTGATATAAAATTCCGTACTAGACATGGTGGAGTGGTTGTGGCTGTATACCGGAGCGGAAAAAGAATCAATGAAAAAATCGGTTCGATTCGCCTGAAAGCAGGGGATATGTTGATTATCCTCGCACCAAGAGACTCCCGTGAACCGGATCGGAATTCGAAAAACCTTCTAATCATGGACTTTAACACGAATAATAAGGAAGTAAATTTGCGTGACTGGATCCCTGTTTGGGTATTCGGATTGATGGTCACGACAGTCACTTTAGGATTTGTGCCGATTACCCATGCAGCGATTACAACCGCCATCCTTCTTGTTCTTTTAAGAGTGACTACTTTCGATGAATCGATGGGTTCGATCAAATGGGATATTCTTTTTGTCATTGGAGGAGCATTTGGGATCGCCACTGCGATGACAAATTCAGGTGCAGCTGATTATCTAGTCAGCTTTGTCTTTTCACACGTGGATCGGATGACTCCGTTTATTCTGTTGATCGTCGTCTATGTGATTACGAATTTATTGACTGAAATCATTACAAATAACGCTGCAGCAGTGATCATGTTCCCGATTGTCCTATCCTTTGTGAATGAATTGGCTTTAAATCCAGAGCCTTATGCTATTGTCCTTGCCATAGCGGCTTCCGCAAGCTTTTCAACGCCGATTGGTTATCAGACAAATTTACTTGTTTATAGTTCTGGTCAATATCGTTTCAATGATTTTATCAAAGTAGGAGTTCCGTTAAATATCATCGGTTTATTCACGACGATGCTCATCGTCCCGGTTATATGGCCATTAAGTTAA
- the cysC gene encoding adenylyl-sulfate kinase, with amino-acid sequence MTSNLFWHHQDVPKKARQLLHGHKSFIIWFTGLSGSGKSTIANRLDRALYRHTISTYILDGDNIRMGLNKDLSFKQEDREENIRRVGEVARLFVDAGIVVLATFVSPFRKDREFVRKLVNKDEFIEVYVKCNLDTLKARDPKGLYEKALNGEIENFTGISDPYEHPENPEIIVDTTMMTPNVCVKQIMNYLYNNGYLKKSNGFVK; translated from the coding sequence ATGACTTCAAATTTATTTTGGCATCATCAGGATGTACCTAAGAAGGCAAGGCAATTATTGCATGGTCATAAAAGTTTCATTATTTGGTTCACCGGATTATCAGGCTCTGGTAAGTCTACGATTGCGAATCGATTGGATCGTGCGTTATATCGACATACTATCTCAACTTATATACTTGACGGCGATAATATAAGGATGGGGTTAAATAAAGACCTCAGTTTCAAACAAGAGGATCGGGAAGAAAATATACGGCGAGTCGGTGAGGTTGCTCGGTTGTTTGTAGATGCCGGTATCGTCGTTCTAGCTACCTTCGTGTCCCCATTTCGAAAAGATAGGGAATTTGTTAGGAAGTTAGTCAACAAGGATGAATTCATCGAGGTGTACGTGAAATGTAATTTGGACACTTTGAAAGCACGTGATCCAAAAGGCCTTTACGAAAAAGCGCTGAATGGTGAAATCGAGAATTTCACAGGGATTTCTGATCCGTATGAACATCCTGAAAATCCAGAGATCATAGTAGATACCACAATGATGACACCTAATGTTTGTGTAAAGCAGATCATGAACTATTTGTATAATAATGGATATCTGAAGAAATCAAATGGCTTTGTTAAATAA
- a CDS encoding UDP-glucose/GDP-mannose dehydrogenase family protein, which yields MNICVIGCGYVGLTTGTVLSHFGHDVTCVDIDSQKVDALNNGVCIIHEDGLESMLQKQLQKGTLEFSTDIHKHLQRNAVILVAVGTPASATGKTDLTYIDQVIENITLSTQDDEKKTIIIKSTVPPGTNEYIQTRLIESGKRKDRFTVISNPEFLREGTALYDLLNPDKVVVGGRNPLELEFIRKMYAYLPSEYFFTSPVTAELIKYASNAFLATKISFINELQRICEAYKGDISVVAEAIGCDPRIGPHFLKAGLGYGGYCLPKDIQSLSHAATVKGVVPSLLYSVERVNNSQVDMYIDFLEKEAGDLNHRKITVWGLAFKSNTDDTRDSPSYRLIKRLNEKGAILTAYDPAAVNKSKIVRTSKDQYESIKDADILIIATDWMDFIEADWTKVKAEMNGSIIMDARNCLNPSDVRSAGLNYVAPGIG from the coding sequence TTGAACATATGTGTAATAGGATGTGGCTATGTAGGATTGACAACAGGAACAGTTCTCTCCCATTTTGGGCATGATGTTACATGTGTAGATATTGATTCTCAGAAAGTCGACGCCTTGAATAACGGGGTATGTATAATCCATGAAGACGGATTGGAATCCATGCTCCAAAAACAGCTTCAGAAAGGAACGCTTGAATTTTCTACTGATATTCATAAGCATTTGCAACGTAATGCAGTGATCCTTGTCGCAGTCGGAACACCAGCAAGTGCAACAGGAAAAACCGATCTCACATATATCGATCAAGTCATAGAAAATATAACTTTGTCCACTCAGGACGATGAGAAGAAGACGATTATCATCAAAAGTACAGTCCCTCCTGGAACAAACGAGTACATTCAGACCCGTCTTATAGAATCCGGAAAAAGGAAAGACCGTTTCACTGTAATATCGAATCCTGAATTTTTACGTGAAGGAACCGCTCTCTATGATCTGCTGAACCCTGATAAGGTAGTTGTCGGAGGGAGAAATCCGCTGGAGCTTGAATTTATCCGGAAAATGTATGCCTACCTTCCTTCGGAATATTTTTTCACTTCACCAGTCACTGCTGAACTTATCAAATATGCATCGAATGCATTTCTCGCTACAAAAATTTCATTCATCAATGAACTTCAGAGAATTTGTGAAGCGTACAAAGGTGATATCTCCGTTGTAGCAGAGGCAATCGGATGTGATCCAAGAATCGGTCCCCATTTTTTAAAAGCTGGTTTAGGGTATGGAGGATACTGTTTACCTAAGGATATCCAATCGCTGAGCCACGCTGCTACAGTTAAAGGAGTCGTTCCATCCCTGCTGTATTCGGTCGAACGGGTAAATAATTCGCAAGTTGATATGTATATCGACTTTCTAGAAAAAGAAGCAGGTGATCTGAATCATAGGAAAATTACGGTCTGGGGACTCGCTTTCAAATCAAATACGGATGATACTCGTGATTCCCCTTCCTACCGTTTGATAAAAAGATTGAATGAAAAAGGAGCAATATTAACAGCATATGACCCGGCTGCGGTCAATAAGTCGAAAATTGTACGTACATCGAAGGATCAATATGAGTCTATTAAGGATGCAGATATCCTGATCATAGCAACAGATTGGATGGATTTCATCGAGGCGGATTGGACGAAAGTAAAAGCTGAGATGAATGGTTCAATCATTATGGATGCTAGGAATTGTTTGAACCCTTCCGATGTAAGATCAGCAGGATTAAACTATGTGGCACCTGGAATAGGTTGA
- a CDS encoding MBL fold metallo-hydrolase, which translates to MDLIQINHKCYYFQGPVNVGYINQGDFGVLIDTGIDKQVMKHIIRKLDEKSLPLTHLFITHAHADHYGGAKFLQTQKTILTYAPQIEEAILRNPVFEPMYLLQGNRPLDEMRNKFLEAPPIEIDHIVSEGLLLFGSIKVELVALPGHSINQLGVKVGNILYAADGYFGSEQLTKHKIPFIIDADATLATIEKLLSMSGVGMVPGHGTYEENPAKTLIENYDHHVSIVTTMYETLHQFKDGCNFETFMKEMCRNWEVTLPSLSVWSLYRTALYAYLIKGIEDKRISYIIKDYSPCFILND; encoded by the coding sequence ATGGATTTAATTCAAATTAACCACAAATGCTACTATTTTCAAGGACCAGTCAATGTCGGCTATATCAATCAAGGGGATTTCGGTGTTTTGATTGATACCGGCATCGATAAACAAGTGATGAAACACATCATCAGGAAATTAGATGAAAAATCATTGCCGCTTACACATTTGTTCATTACACACGCGCATGCGGATCATTATGGAGGTGCGAAATTTCTCCAAACCCAAAAGACCATATTGACCTATGCTCCACAGATTGAAGAAGCAATCCTGCGGAATCCTGTGTTTGAACCGATGTATCTCTTGCAAGGGAACCGTCCGCTAGACGAGATGCGTAACAAGTTTCTGGAAGCCCCACCGATTGAAATCGATCATATCGTATCAGAAGGATTATTGCTTTTCGGATCGATTAAAGTTGAGTTGGTTGCGCTGCCTGGACATAGCATCAATCAACTTGGTGTAAAAGTCGGAAATATCCTATATGCAGCAGATGGATACTTTGGTTCCGAGCAGCTAACTAAACATAAGATTCCATTCATCATTGATGCGGATGCGACATTGGCAACGATTGAAAAACTCTTATCAATGAGCGGTGTTGGAATGGTTCCTGGTCATGGTACTTATGAGGAAAACCCTGCTAAAACCCTTATCGAAAACTATGACCATCATGTCTCCATCGTCACGACCATGTATGAAACACTTCATCAGTTCAAGGATGGATGTAACTTTGAAACCTTCATGAAAGAAATGTGTAGAAATTGGGAGGTCACCTTACCTTCCTTATCCGTCTGGTCGCTGTATCGAACGGCTCTTTATGCATATCTGATCAAAGGGATTGAAGATAAACGAATATCTTATATCATTAAGGATTACTCTCCCTGTTTCATACTGAATGATTAA
- a CDS encoding DUF421 domain-containing protein codes for MHPISITVELVVGFLALFIMTKILGKVSLAQITIFDFISAVVLGELVGNAIYDDEVKLGSILYAVMLWGALIFIMEFFTQKFRGTRKLLEGKPTIVIRDGQCDKKEMKKNKLDMNQLQNLLRQKDVFSVREVAFAIIETDGSVSVLKKPEYANPTIADMQLPQKPVFLPVTLINDGKVDWENLKKAGFDETWLNKTLRKHHIDHIEDIFYMEWKQDEGVHINKMPPKEDQ; via the coding sequence ATGCATCCTATTTCAATAACAGTTGAACTAGTGGTAGGTTTTCTTGCATTATTCATTATGACAAAAATATTAGGGAAAGTTTCTCTCGCCCAGATAACGATTTTCGATTTCATTTCTGCAGTCGTACTTGGCGAACTTGTTGGAAATGCAATTTATGATGATGAGGTAAAACTCGGGTCGATTCTTTATGCTGTAATGTTATGGGGAGCCTTGATTTTCATCATGGAATTTTTTACACAGAAGTTCCGTGGTACGAGGAAACTGCTTGAAGGAAAACCGACCATCGTCATCCGTGATGGCCAGTGTGATAAAAAGGAAATGAAGAAAAACAAACTCGATATGAACCAACTGCAAAACCTGTTACGGCAAAAAGATGTATTTTCTGTTAGAGAAGTAGCTTTTGCCATCATCGAAACGGACGGCTCTGTCAGCGTCCTTAAAAAACCAGAATATGCAAATCCTACGATCGCAGATATGCAATTGCCTCAAAAGCCTGTTTTTCTTCCAGTCACACTAATCAATGATGGAAAAGTAGATTGGGAAAATCTGAAAAAAGCTGGATTTGATGAAACATGGCTGAATAAGACGCTCCGTAAACACCACATTGATCATATTGAAGATATCTTTTATATGGAATGGAAACAGGATGAGGGCGTTCATATCAATAAAATGCCACCAAAGGAAGATCAATAA
- a CDS encoding GNAT family N-acetyltransferase, with protein MKVEVVKNDQQMEDAFSVRKKVFILEQKVTEEEEIDEFESESIHFVLYNDDHKTIGAARLRFVEDYGKVERVCVLKEYRGTGAGKQLMQGLERTAADKNCRKFVLYAQTHAENFYKSLGYHTYSDIFMDAGIPHVAMKKEI; from the coding sequence TTGAAAGTGGAAGTTGTGAAGAATGACCAACAAATGGAGGATGCTTTTTCTGTACGAAAAAAAGTATTCATTCTTGAGCAGAAAGTGACTGAGGAAGAAGAAATAGACGAGTTTGAGTCCGAGTCCATTCACTTTGTCCTCTATAATGATGATCATAAGACGATCGGTGCTGCACGGTTAAGGTTTGTAGAGGATTATGGTAAGGTGGAACGAGTTTGTGTCTTGAAGGAGTACAGAGGTACAGGCGCTGGGAAACAGCTGATGCAGGGATTAGAACGGACTGCTGCCGATAAGAACTGTAGAAAGTTCGTCCTCTATGCTCAGACTCACGCGGAAAATTTCTACAAATCACTAGGGTATCACACTTATTCTGATATCTTTATGGATGCCGGAATTCCGCATGTAGCGATGAAAAAAGAAATATAA
- a CDS encoding YjcG family protein — translation MKYGIAIFPSKKLQDLVNSYRKRYDPHYALIAPHLTLKEPFQVEDENELKELALQIHEISDNIQPFTLHVYKVGSFHPVNNVIYFKVKEQEKLRKLHEQLHQEELYSERPYNFVPHITLAQKLSDEEHHDVLESLKMMDIDHTEEVDRFQLLYQLENGSWTVYETFHLGKVR, via the coding sequence ATGAAATACGGCATTGCGATTTTCCCATCGAAAAAACTACAAGATCTGGTAAATTCATATCGTAAGCGTTATGATCCACACTATGCATTGATCGCTCCTCATTTGACATTAAAAGAACCTTTCCAAGTCGAGGACGAAAATGAATTGAAAGAATTAGCTCTACAAATCCATGAAATCTCTGATAATATCCAACCTTTCACTTTACATGTATATAAAGTAGGATCATTTCATCCTGTCAATAATGTCATCTATTTTAAAGTAAAAGAACAGGAGAAGTTAAGGAAGCTGCATGAACAATTGCATCAAGAAGAATTATATAGTGAACGACCTTATAACTTCGTTCCACATATCACACTCGCTCAAAAGCTTTCAGACGAAGAGCATCATGATGTTCTGGAATCGCTTAAAATGATGGATATCGATCATACTGAAGAGGTTGATCGCTTTCAATTGCTCTATCAACTCGAAAACGGTTCCTGGACTGTCTATGAAACCTTCCATCTAGGAAAGGTCCGCTGA
- a CDS encoding esterase family protein has protein sequence MKQKGTTEDRFIKSEFLDEEIKLLVYLPPSYTPLLRYQVLIAQDGDDYFRLGRLARTSEELFGDGEIDEFIIVGIPYKDVQDRRKKYHPSGEQQSQYVRFLVNELVPFVEAEYSTLELASARVLIGDSLGATVSLQTAAAYPRTFGKVILQSPYVDDVVLKDVSEMKDPSLLSVYHVAGKQETDVETTNGQVKNFIEPNRELNQLFSEMSFDYHYEEFEGGHSWKFWQPDIPKALKFMFSD, from the coding sequence ATGAAACAAAAAGGAACGACAGAAGATAGATTCATCAAAAGTGAATTTTTAGATGAAGAAATAAAATTGCTTGTCTATCTTCCTCCTTCCTATACCCCGTTGTTAAGATACCAGGTGTTGATTGCACAGGATGGAGATGACTACTTTAGATTAGGCAGGCTGGCACGCACTTCTGAAGAATTATTTGGTGATGGTGAAATCGATGAATTTATCATCGTTGGAATTCCATATAAGGACGTACAAGACCGCAGGAAGAAATATCATCCTTCAGGTGAACAGCAATCTCAATATGTCCGTTTTCTTGTGAATGAACTTGTTCCATTTGTCGAAGCTGAGTATTCAACTCTTGAACTCGCAAGTGCTAGAGTGTTGATCGGTGATTCTCTCGGGGCAACTGTTTCTTTACAAACAGCAGCAGCTTATCCGAGGACATTTGGTAAAGTCATTTTGCAGTCACCATATGTTGATGACGTAGTCCTAAAAGATGTTTCAGAAATGAAAGACCCTTCCCTTCTCTCCGTTTATCATGTGGCAGGAAAGCAAGAAACGGATGTCGAAACGACTAATGGGCAGGTGAAAAATTTCATCGAACCGAACCGAGAATTGAATCAGTTGTTTTCAGAAATGTCATTTGACTACCATTATGAAGAATTTGAAGGCGGGCATAGTTGGAAGTTTTGGCAACCTGACATTCCAAAAGCGTTGAAATTCATGTTTTCAGACTAA
- a CDS encoding phosphatidylglycerophosphatase A: MKKRIHSNEVKAATMNLLKERGVSMMDVAEIVYDMQSPYAPGLKMDDCIESVEAVLEKREMQHALLVGIELDKLAEQNKLSEPLQSIVETDEGLFGIDETIAMGAVFGYGSIAITTFGHLDKQKVGIIEKLDTKRGKGVHTFLDDLVASLAANASSRLAHRIRDREENLKEDEIRKRDEEERIG; this comes from the coding sequence ATGAAAAAACGAATTCACAGTAACGAAGTGAAAGCTGCAACAATGAACCTTTTAAAGGAACGAGGGGTCAGTATGATGGATGTTGCAGAGATCGTTTATGATATGCAGAGTCCATATGCTCCTGGTTTGAAAATGGATGATTGCATTGAAAGCGTTGAAGCTGTACTTGAGAAAAGAGAAATGCAACATGCCCTGTTAGTCGGAATTGAATTAGATAAACTAGCCGAACAAAACAAATTATCTGAGCCGCTCCAGTCGATTGTCGAAACGGACGAGGGGTTATTTGGTATCGATGAAACCATTGCGATGGGAGCGGTCTTCGGGTATGGAAGTATCGCGATTACGACGTTCGGTCATCTGGATAAGCAAAAGGTTGGTATCATTGAAAAGTTGGATACGAAACGTGGGAAGGGTGTCCATACCTTCTTAGATGATCTGGTCGCAAGTTTAGCTGCTAATGCTTCCAGCCGTTTAGCCCACCGAATAAGAGACCGTGAAGAAAATCTGAAAGAAGATGAAATCCGTAAGAGAGACGAAGAAGAGAGAATCGGTTGA
- a CDS encoding glycosyltransferase, which produces MRRLDMLFSVVMAVYNGERYLQEAIESILNQSYKDFEFIIVNDGSLDNTAEILKGIQDSRVRITHIPENRGAANALNIAIKNASGDWIAIQDADDLSMPTRLEEQAAYVQEHPHLAALGTLRKCMSGNEEIPSKRLRTEEFGNFLVSSDHMKAYRFYINPLCHGSVLFSKKVFEEVGGYDSSYKICYDYDLWMRMFEVGPIHKINKKLYQYRIHADSISKKKQPYNEDWVVASKYIKKTVKEVRDSERNPHFIVLGSSQACNEFKEVSLLSNLKVYSYIKTTASDTSEKIYRLFHENKIDGVIVLEGLQFNNTIQALEDKGMEINKNLFKIWAGYWG; this is translated from the coding sequence GTGAGGAGACTTGATATGCTCTTTTCTGTCGTAATGGCTGTATACAATGGAGAACGTTATTTACAAGAAGCGATAGAAAGCATTTTAAATCAATCATATAAGGACTTTGAATTCATCATCGTCAATGATGGTTCTCTCGATAATACCGCTGAGATTTTGAAAGGAATACAAGATTCCAGAGTCCGGATCACCCATATTCCTGAAAATAGAGGTGCTGCGAATGCTTTAAACATTGCGATCAAAAATGCTTCGGGAGATTGGATCGCCATCCAAGATGCAGATGACTTAAGCATGCCCACCCGACTGGAAGAACAAGCAGCTTATGTACAAGAACATCCTCATCTAGCAGCACTCGGGACACTAAGAAAATGCATGAGCGGTAATGAGGAAATTCCGTCTAAACGATTACGTACTGAAGAATTCGGTAATTTTCTCGTTTCAAGTGATCATATGAAAGCTTACAGATTCTACATCAACCCTTTATGTCATGGATCCGTCCTTTTTTCAAAGAAAGTCTTTGAGGAAGTGGGCGGTTATGATTCCTCTTATAAAATTTGCTATGATTACGATTTGTGGATGAGGATGTTTGAAGTAGGTCCGATCCACAAAATCAACAAGAAACTTTATCAATACAGAATACATGCTGATTCCATAAGCAAGAAAAAACAACCCTATAATGAAGATTGGGTCGTTGCTTCAAAATATATTAAAAAGACTGTAAAGGAAGTGCGAGATTCAGAACGTAATCCACATTTCATTGTTCTGGGTAGTTCCCAAGCTTGCAACGAATTCAAGGAAGTATCTTTGCTCAGTAATTTGAAGGTTTACAGCTATATAAAAACGACTGCTTCTGATACCAGCGAAAAAATCTATCGTCTTTTTCATGAAAATAAAATCGATGGGGTGATCGTATTGGAAGGACTTCAATTCAATAACACGATTCAAGCTCTTGAGGATAAAGGAATGGAAATTAACAAGAATCTTTTCAAAATTTGGGCTGGCTACTGGGGATGA
- a CDS encoding aspartyl-phosphate phosphatase Spo0E family protein — protein sequence MLVYTIERKREQMLETARVYGMSSSETLKCSQELDKLLQLHLANNIRERNLNKLKIS from the coding sequence ATGTTAGTTTACACAATCGAACGAAAAAGAGAACAAATGCTAGAGACAGCTCGCGTTTATGGCATGTCATCTAGCGAAACCCTTAAATGCAGCCAAGAGTTGGACAAGCTTCTACAACTACATTTAGCAAACAACATTCGTGAACGAAACTTGAACAAACTCAAGATTTCCTGA